CGGGCCACCCGATGACCATCCCGACGAGGCGCAGCATGATCCGTCGCAGCACACTCCATGTCATGCCGCTGGCCGCCCTGCTGATGCTGGGCATGAGCGCGTGCCAGCCGGTGTCCGCAGCCAGCGACGCGCTCCCGGCGCCGACCGTCGATGCTCCGAAAACCACCGCCCACGGCGAACAGGTCGCGGTGCTGGCCGGCGGCTGCTTCTGGGGCATCGAGGCGGTGTTCGAGCACGTCAAGGGCGTGCACCAGGTGATCGCCGGCTACGCCGGCGGCGACGCCGACACGGCGCACTACGACGAAGTCAGCGAGGGCGATACCGGCCACGCCGAATCGGTGCAGGTGCACTTCGATCCGGCCGAGGTCAGCTACGGCACGCTGCTGCAGGTGTTCTTCTCGGTCGCGCTCGATCCCACCGAGCTGAACCGGCAAGGCCCGGACAGCGGCACGCAGTACCGCTCGGTGATCTTCTACGGCAACACCGAGCAGCAGCGGATCGCCGGCAGCTACATCGCGCAACTGACCGCGGCGAAGTCCTTCCCGGCACCGATCGTGACCCAGGTGGTGCCGCTGAAGGCGTTCTACCCGGCCGAGGCGTACCACCAGAACTACTTCCGCCTGCACCCGAACAACCCGTACATCGTCTTCAACGATGCGCCGAAAGTGGCGCAGCTGAAGCGACTGTTCCCGGCGTTGTATCAGCCGGACCGACGGGTCGTGGAAGTTCAGCTGCCGTGACTTGCACGAGGCGGCATGCCTCCCGTCTTGCGTGAAGCGGCACGGCCCCCATCTCGGGAGTTCCGCGCAAACGGCGCCCACGCCCTGACGAATCCCACGTGCCGCCCCACCATTCCCCCGGACCCGCCGAATCGACCGAACTCACGCGCAGTTTCCTGGGCGTGTTCCGCTACAGCGGGCGCGCGCTGGAACTGGTGTGGAGTACCAGCCGGCCGCTGACCATCGCACTGGCGCTGCTGACCCTGGTCGCCGGCCTGTTGCCGGCCGGCGTGGCCTACGTCGGTGCGCACATCGTCGACGCGGTGGTGAACGCCAGCCGGTCGTGGACCGCCAGCGGCCATGCCCCGTTGCGCACGGTATTCGAATGGGTGGCGCTGGAAGGCCTGCTGGTGGCGGCGCTGGCCGGCGCGCAGCGCGGACTGTCGATGTGCCAGTCGCTGCTGCGTGCGCAACTGGGTCAGCGCGTCAACGTGATGATCCTGGAGAAGGCGCTGACTCTGCAGCTGGCGCACTTCGAGGATTCGGAGTTCTACGACAAGCTCACCCGCGCCCGCCGCGAGGCGTCGAGCCGGCCGCTGTCGCTGGTGACGCGCACGTTCGGGCTGGGCCAGAACGCGATCTCGCTGGTCAGCTACGGCAGCCTGCTGTTCCAGTTCTCGCCATGGGCGGTGGCGGTGCTGCTGCTGGCCGGGCTGCCGTCATTCTTCGCCGAGACGAAATTCTCCGGTGACGCGTTCCGGCTGTTCCGCTGGCGCTCGCCGGAAACGCGCATGCAGCTGTACCTGGAGACCGTGCTGGCGCGCGAGGACCATGCCAAGGAAGTGAAGCTGTTCGGCCTCGGCCCGCTGCTGCTGGGCCGCTACCGCGACATCTTCGACAAGCTCTACGGCGACGACCGCGACCTCACCGTGCGCCGCGAGAGCTGGGGCTTCGGCCTGGGCCTGCTCGGCACGCTCACCCTGTACGGCGCGTACGCGTGGATCGCCGCCAGCACGGTGGTCGCGCGCATCACGCTGGGCCAGATGACGATGTACCTGATGCTGTTCCGCCAGGGCCAGGCGGCGGTGTCGGCGATGTTGTCGGCGATCGGCGGCATGTACGAGGACAACCTGTACCTGTCGACCCTGTACGAATACCTGGAAACCCCGGTGTCGCCTTCGCTGGGTGTCGCGCAACGCGGCGCCAAACCGGATGACGGCATCCGCTTCGAGCACGTCGGCTTCACCTACCCCGGCGCCAGCGAGCCGGCGCTGCACGACATCGACCTGCACATCCGTCCCGGCGAATCGCTGGCCCTGGTCGGCCAGAACGGCTCCGGCAAGACCACCCTGATCAAGCTGCTGACCCGGCTGTACTCGCCCGACAGCGGCCGCATCCTGCTCGACGGCACCGACCTGCGCGACTGGGACGAAAGTACCCTGCTGCAGCGCATCGGCGTGATTTTCCAGGACTTCGCGCGCTACCAGATGCGCGTGGGCGAGAACGTGGGCGCCGGCGACGTCAGCCATTTCGAGGACGAAGCACGATGGCGCGAGGCCAGCGACAAGGGCATGGCCAGCGACTTCATCGACAGCCTGCCGGCCGGCTTCGAGACCCAGCTCGGCAAGTGGTTCCGCGACGGCCGCGAGCTGTCCGGCGGGCAATGGCAGAAGATCGCGCTGGCGCGCGCCTTCATGCGTTCGCGCGCCGACATCCTGGTGCTGGACGAACCCACCGCCGCGATGGATGCCGCTGCCGAGGCCACCATCTTCGAACACTTCCGCGAACTGGCCGGCAACCGCATCGCGATCCTGATCTCGCACCGCTTCTCCACCGTGCGCATGGCCGACCAGATCATCGTGATCCAGGACGGCCGCACCGTCGAACACGGCAGTCACGAACAGCTGATGGCGCTGGGCGGCCACTATGCCCACCTGTTCTCGCTGCAGGCGCAGGGTTATCGCTGATCGGCTTGACCCTGCCCGCCCGCGCGCCCCATGCTTTGCCGTCTTGTCTGGATCGAAAACACGCATGAGCAGTCGTTACAACGCCGCCGATATCGAAGTCCTCTCCGGCCTGGATCCGGTCAAACGCCGCCCCGGCATGTATACCGACACCACCCGCCCGAACCACTTGGTGCAGGAGGTGGTGGACAACTCGGTGGACGAGGCGCTGGCCGGCCACGCGAAGACCATCGAGGTGGTGCTGCACGACGACGGCTCGGTGGAAGTGAGCGACGACGGCCGCGGCATGCCGGTGGACATCCACCCGGAGGAAGGCGTGTCCGGCGTCGAATTGATCATGACCCGGCTGCATGCGGGCGGCAAGTTCAGCGGCAAGAACTACAACTTCTCCGGCGGCCTGCACGGTGTCGGCGTATCGGTGGTCAATGCGCTTTCGGATCGCGTGGAAGTGACGATCCGGCGCGATGGTTCCGAGTATCAGATGGTGTTCGCCCACGGCGACAAGGTCAGCCCGCTGGAGGTGATCGGCACGGTGCCGAAGAAGCGCAGCGGCACCACGTTGCGCTTCTGGCCGGAGGCGAAGTATTTCGACTCGCCGAAGATCTCGCTGGGCAAGCTCAAGCACCTGCTGCGCGCCAAGGCGGTGCTGTGCGCCGGCCTCAACGTCAAGCTCACCGATGTCGCCAGCGGCGAAGTCGTCGAATGGCATTACGAGGACGGCTTGCGCGATTACCTGCGCGGCGAACTGGACGGCATCGAGGCGCTGCCGAACGAACTGTTCGTGCACCACATGGCACGCGACGTGGAAGGCCTGGAGGTGGCGCTGGCCTGGTTGCCGGAAGGCGAGCTGGTGCAGGAGAGCTACGTCAACCTGATCCCCACCGCGCAGGGTGGCACCCACGTCAACGGCCTGCGCACCGGCCTGACCACCGCGATCCGCGAGTTCTGCGACATCCGCAACCTGCTGCCGCGCGGCGTGAAGCTGGCGCCGGAAGACGTGTGGGAACGGCTGTCGTTCGTGCTGTCGGCGCGGTTGCAGGATCCGCAGTTCGCCGGCCAGACCAAGGAGCGGCTGTCCTCGCGGCAAACCGCCGGCATGGTCGAAAACGTCATCCACGACGCCTTCAGCCTGTGGCTCAACCAGCATGTCGAGATGGGCGAGCGCATCGCCCAGCTGGCGATCGAACGCGCCAGCGCACGCCTGAAGGCAGCCAAGCAGATCATCCGAAAGAAGATCACTCAGGGTCCGCAGTTGCCCGGCAAACTGGCCGACTGCACCGCCACCGACCTCAGCCGTACCGAACTGTTCCTGGTCGAGGGCGACTCCGCCGGCGGCAGCGCCAAGCAGGCGCGCGACAAGGAGTTCCAGGCGATCCTGCCGCTGCGCGGCAAGATCCTCAACACCTGGGAAGTCGAGTCGACCTCGGTGCTGGCCTCGGAGGAAGTGCACAACCTGGCGGTGGCGATCGGTTGCGACCCGGGCAAGGACGACCTGTCCGGCCTGCGCTACGGCAAGGTGATCATCCTGGCCGACGCCGACTCCGACGGCCTGCACATCGCCACCCTGCTGTCGGCGCTGTTCCTGCGGCATTTCCCGCGGCTGGTCAGCGAGGGCCACGTGTTCGTGGCGATGCCGCCGCTGTTCCGCGTCGACGTGGGCAAGCAGGTGTTTTATTGCCTGGACGAGAGCGAGAAGCAGGCGATGCTGCAGCGGATCGAGCGCGAGAAGATGAAGGGTGCGGTCAGCACCACCCGCTTCAAGGGCCTGGGCGAGATGAACCCGCCACAGCTGCGCGAGTCGACGATCCACCCGGACACGCGTCGCCTGGTGCAGCTCACCGTCGGCGACGACGACGGCACCGCCAAGCTGATGGACATGCTGCTGGCCAAGAAACGCGCCGGCGACCGCAAGTCCTGGCTGGAAGAAAAGGGCGACCTGGCGACGCTGGAGGTCTGAGCCGCCGCGGCTTTTTTTGCGGCCACGCCGGCGCTAAGGTACCCGTTACTTTTCCAGGAACCACCGCCATGGCCTTGCTGCCGCCCATCAACC
This window of the Rhodanobacter soli genome carries:
- the parE gene encoding DNA topoisomerase IV subunit B translates to MSSRYNAADIEVLSGLDPVKRRPGMYTDTTRPNHLVQEVVDNSVDEALAGHAKTIEVVLHDDGSVEVSDDGRGMPVDIHPEEGVSGVELIMTRLHAGGKFSGKNYNFSGGLHGVGVSVVNALSDRVEVTIRRDGSEYQMVFAHGDKVSPLEVIGTVPKKRSGTTLRFWPEAKYFDSPKISLGKLKHLLRAKAVLCAGLNVKLTDVASGEVVEWHYEDGLRDYLRGELDGIEALPNELFVHHMARDVEGLEVALAWLPEGELVQESYVNLIPTAQGGTHVNGLRTGLTTAIREFCDIRNLLPRGVKLAPEDVWERLSFVLSARLQDPQFAGQTKERLSSRQTAGMVENVIHDAFSLWLNQHVEMGERIAQLAIERASARLKAAKQIIRKKITQGPQLPGKLADCTATDLSRTELFLVEGDSAGGSAKQARDKEFQAILPLRGKILNTWEVESTSVLASEEVHNLAVAIGCDPGKDDLSGLRYGKVIILADADSDGLHIATLLSALFLRHFPRLVSEGHVFVAMPPLFRVDVGKQVFYCLDESEKQAMLQRIEREKMKGAVSTTRFKGLGEMNPPQLRESTIHPDTRRLVQLTVGDDDGTAKLMDMLLAKKRAGDRKSWLEEKGDLATLEV
- a CDS encoding ABC transporter ATP-binding protein — translated: MPPHHSPGPAESTELTRSFLGVFRYSGRALELVWSTSRPLTIALALLTLVAGLLPAGVAYVGAHIVDAVVNASRSWTASGHAPLRTVFEWVALEGLLVAALAGAQRGLSMCQSLLRAQLGQRVNVMILEKALTLQLAHFEDSEFYDKLTRARREASSRPLSLVTRTFGLGQNAISLVSYGSLLFQFSPWAVAVLLLAGLPSFFAETKFSGDAFRLFRWRSPETRMQLYLETVLAREDHAKEVKLFGLGPLLLGRYRDIFDKLYGDDRDLTVRRESWGFGLGLLGTLTLYGAYAWIAASTVVARITLGQMTMYLMLFRQGQAAVSAMLSAIGGMYEDNLYLSTLYEYLETPVSPSLGVAQRGAKPDDGIRFEHVGFTYPGASEPALHDIDLHIRPGESLALVGQNGSGKTTLIKLLTRLYSPDSGRILLDGTDLRDWDESTLLQRIGVIFQDFARYQMRVGENVGAGDVSHFEDEARWREASDKGMASDFIDSLPAGFETQLGKWFRDGRELSGGQWQKIALARAFMRSRADILVLDEPTAAMDAAAEATIFEHFRELAGNRIAILISHRFSTVRMADQIIVIQDGRTVEHGSHEQLMALGGHYAHLFSLQAQGYR
- the msrA gene encoding peptide-methionine (S)-S-oxide reductase MsrA, encoding MIRRSTLHVMPLAALLMLGMSACQPVSAASDALPAPTVDAPKTTAHGEQVAVLAGGCFWGIEAVFEHVKGVHQVIAGYAGGDADTAHYDEVSEGDTGHAESVQVHFDPAEVSYGTLLQVFFSVALDPTELNRQGPDSGTQYRSVIFYGNTEQQRIAGSYIAQLTAAKSFPAPIVTQVVPLKAFYPAEAYHQNYFRLHPNNPYIVFNDAPKVAQLKRLFPALYQPDRRVVEVQLP